Proteins encoded together in one Triticum dicoccoides isolate Atlit2015 ecotype Zavitan chromosome 7B, WEW_v2.0, whole genome shotgun sequence window:
- the LOC119337002 gene encoding transcription factor ILR3-like — MSLPPTDGGDDWFLDCGILEDLPAAACGAFPWDASVSSSNPSAEVGSYMNNSEVPKDSGSNKRLRSEPCGRPTSKACREKVRRDKLNDRFLELGTTLDPGKPVKADKAAILSDATRMVTQLRAEAQQLKDTNGSLEDKIKELKAEKDELRDEKQKLKLEKETLEHQMKLLTATPAYMPHPTMMPSPFAQAPMAPFHAQGQALGQKLMMPFVGYPGYPMWQLMPPSEVDTSKDSEACPPVA; from the exons ATGTCTCTCCCTCCGACCGACGGCGGCGACGATTGGTTCCTCGATTGCGGCATCCTCGAGGACCTCCCGGCCGCTGCCTGCGGCGCTTTCCCGTGGGACGCCTCCGTCTCCTCGTCCAATCCAAG TGCGGAAGTAGGCAGCTATATGAACAATTCAGAGGTCCCCAAGGATTCCGGCAGCAATAAACG CTTAAGGTCAGAGCCCTGTGGTAGGCCGACATCTAAGGCTTGTAGGGAAAAAGTGAGAAGAGACAAGCTGAATGACAG GTTCCTTGAATTGGGTACTACATTGGATCCTGGTAAGCCAGTAAAAGCTGACAAAGCTGCTATCCTAAGTGATGCGACTCGCATGGTTACTCAGCTTCGTGCTGAAGCGCAGCAGCTAAAGGATACTAATGGAAGTCTAGAAGACAAGATTAAAGAGTTGAAG GCAGAGAAGGATGAACTTCGTGACGAGAAGCAGAAGCTGAAACTAGAGAAAGAGACATTAGAGCACCAGATGAAACTTTTGACTGCAACTCCAGCCTATATGCCTCATCCTACTATGATGCCCTCCCCATTCGCTCAGGCGCCGATGGCTCCCTTCCATGCACAGGGGCAAGCTCTGGGACAGAAACTGATGATGCCCTTTGTTGGTTACCCAGGATACCCGATGTGGCAGTTGATGCCGCCCTCTGAAGTCGACACCTCAAAGGACAGCGAAGCATGCCCGCCTGTTGCGTGA